A genomic segment from Neobacillus sp. YX16 encodes:
- a CDS encoding ABC transporter permease, giving the protein MEIKVNLKNKVKVGMKNNFVFQEEIFLLLVILVVLAISPIFSPEFFSSYNLFNLLRQVSYTAIVSVGMLLVILIGGIDLSVGSIMQAVSLTSIFLLQNQLPVWAVLLIGLIFGALLGLLNGALITFGKLQPFIVTLGTMVIIEGCSLVATQGKGLSGGVSDGFLAIGAGYVGPVPIPVIIMVIIYIIGYFILKKSIFGRQIYSVGSNRLSAFNSGISVNKIQLWVYVLSGIFAALAGLLIASRTGAYQPGGTTGMELNAIAAVVVGGASLAGGKGSIGGTFLGALLAGLLFNLLVFLNMNSYIQQFVLGIIIMIAVIFSAYKR; this is encoded by the coding sequence ATGGAAATTAAGGTAAATTTAAAAAATAAAGTAAAAGTTGGTATGAAGAACAACTTCGTTTTTCAGGAAGAGATATTTTTGCTCCTTGTAATCCTGGTCGTTTTAGCTATTTCTCCCATTTTTTCGCCGGAATTTTTCTCCTCCTATAATCTGTTCAATCTATTAAGACAAGTCTCGTATACAGCAATCGTATCCGTGGGAATGCTTTTAGTCATTCTTATCGGGGGAATAGATTTATCCGTTGGTTCGATTATGCAGGCAGTCAGTTTAACTTCTATCTTTTTATTGCAGAATCAACTTCCAGTTTGGGCTGTATTATTAATAGGACTAATTTTCGGTGCACTTTTAGGCTTACTAAATGGAGCATTAATTACATTTGGAAAGTTACAACCATTTATTGTAACTTTAGGGACAATGGTCATAATCGAAGGGTGTAGTCTTGTTGCAACGCAAGGAAAAGGGCTTAGTGGTGGTGTTAGTGATGGATTTCTCGCTATTGGTGCAGGATATGTTGGACCTGTCCCCATTCCTGTAATTATTATGGTCATAATATATATTATTGGATATTTTATCCTTAAAAAGAGTATATTTGGTCGTCAAATCTATTCAGTTGGATCGAATCGTTTATCTGCATTCAACTCTGGAATAAGTGTAAATAAAATTCAGTTGTGGGTCTACGTATTATCGGGAATATTTGCTGCACTTGCTGGATTACTGATAGCCTCTCGGACAGGTGCCTATCAGCCAGGCGGCACCACTGGGATGGAGCTAAATGCAATCGCAGCTGTCGTAGTTGGAGGTGCGAGCTTAGCTGGAGGAAAAGGATCAATCGGCGGTACTTTCTTGGGAGCATTATTAGCTGGATTGTTATTTAATCTTCTTGTTTTTCTAAATATGAATAGTTATATTCAACAATTTGTTTTGGGAATCATCATTATGATTGCAGTTATTTTCTCTGCCTATAAGCGATGA
- a CDS encoding Xaa-Pro peptidase family protein: MKFNYEDVLQDIPVIEYQERVKKAREMMARQGYEGLLVWSDAARMSNVRWLANYRAFDGVFPYPAMVFLPLEGEPILMAEGSLVSYAKDETWFSDVRGIRQELPNVLKDFQRKHPNSKIGMSGSKYLALEFYEQIQDSLNVGTHLEKTNIIEYLKSIKSENEIRNMKVAGRLADIGIETIHDLLKTENLTEREVARQAYAAMFANGADTVSFDIMVQSGPNSSDYFLARPRDRKIQKGDTVLIDIGCRFNGYSSDMARGVAYGNVSKEKERMLEVCLEAWREGMSKLRPGMTGAEADIAANEVLKAAGYDHASGEGRGCAHSTGMDPEEEIPVIGPGSEDVLVENQTIAFEITLLQPGVGGTRVEDTVVIRKDGAESLTNFPHRCFWYQD, encoded by the coding sequence ATGAAATTCAATTACGAAGATGTATTGCAGGATATTCCAGTTATTGAGTATCAGGAGCGAGTGAAGAAAGCTAGAGAGATGATGGCTAGACAAGGCTATGAAGGTCTTCTTGTTTGGTCAGATGCAGCCAGAATGAGTAATGTTCGCTGGCTGGCAAATTACAGGGCATTTGATGGAGTATTCCCTTACCCTGCAATGGTTTTCCTGCCGCTTGAGGGAGAGCCAATCCTAATGGCTGAAGGAAGCTTGGTTTCTTATGCTAAGGATGAAACCTGGTTCTCTGATGTAAGAGGAATCCGTCAAGAATTGCCAAACGTACTAAAAGATTTTCAGAGAAAACACCCTAATAGCAAAATTGGAATGAGTGGATCAAAATATTTAGCACTTGAATTCTATGAACAAATTCAAGACAGTCTAAATGTTGGTACACATCTTGAAAAAACTAATATTATTGAATATCTAAAATCTATTAAGAGTGAAAACGAAATCCGTAATATGAAAGTGGCAGGAAGATTAGCTGATATTGGAATCGAAACAATTCATGATTTACTGAAAACTGAAAACTTAACTGAAAGAGAAGTAGCTCGCCAGGCTTATGCAGCAATGTTTGCAAATGGGGCAGATACGGTTTCGTTTGATATTATGGTTCAATCAGGTCCGAACTCCTCAGATTACTTCTTAGCTCGTCCTAGGGACCGCAAGATTCAAAAGGGTGACACTGTATTAATCGATATTGGTTGCCGTTTCAATGGGTATTCATCCGATATGGCTCGTGGAGTTGCATATGGAAATGTTTCTAAGGAAAAAGAAAGGATGCTTGAGGTCTGCCTTGAGGCATGGAGGGAAGGTATGTCTAAGTTAAGACCTGGAATGACTGGTGCAGAAGCAGATATTGCTGCGAATGAAGTATTAAAAGCAGCAGGTTATGACCATGCCTCAGGAGAAGGACGCGGATGTGCCCATTCCACTGGTATGGATCCAGAGGAAGAGATTCCTGTAATTGGACCTGGTAGTGAGGATGTGCTTGTAGAGAACCAAACCATTGCATTTGAAATTACTCTGCTCCAGCCAGGTGTTGGCGGAACACGTGTGGAAGATACGGTTGTTATCCGTAAGGATGGAGCAGAATCTCTAACAAACTTCCCTCATCGTTGTTTCTGGTATCAAGATTAA
- a CDS encoding substrate-binding domain-containing protein, translating into MKRHAAAILTFILCISLVLVGCGTQSSNGNNKETTKNSGDGSSYSYKTKKEGDIVIGFSQSVMDHPFRIANVESAKKAAKELGVELIVTDGQGDVNKEISNIESLIARNVDAIIVSSLSGKAIYPAYKQIAQAEIPLIIGASGVPDDPEIPYVSYVATDEVTMGKKAAEYIAKLMGEEGNLVILDGVTESTNSILRSEGFMPEIEKYSNIKVVAQQSGEWLRLPSMEVMTNILQANDKIDVVFAQNDEMAFGAIEAIKKAGRSDEVKIIGMDAQKEALEMIKNTDQYVMSVKNEWDMETAVKLAIDAVRGKEVPKSVELEAPLIDDSNIADFYDPESVF; encoded by the coding sequence ATGAAAAGACATGCAGCAGCAATACTTACTTTCATTTTATGTATTTCATTGGTCCTTGTAGGATGCGGAACACAATCATCAAATGGAAATAATAAAGAAACCACTAAAAATTCTGGAGACGGATCCTCATATAGCTACAAAACTAAAAAAGAGGGTGACATTGTTATTGGTTTTTCTCAATCTGTAATGGACCACCCATTTAGAATTGCAAACGTAGAAAGTGCTAAAAAAGCAGCAAAAGAATTGGGTGTAGAATTGATTGTGACTGACGGACAAGGCGATGTAAATAAGGAAATTTCAAATATTGAAAGTTTAATTGCTCGTAATGTCGATGCGATTATTGTTAGCAGTTTATCAGGAAAAGCAATTTATCCAGCATATAAACAAATAGCACAAGCAGAGATTCCATTAATAATCGGTGCTTCTGGGGTCCCGGATGATCCGGAAATTCCCTATGTTAGTTATGTTGCAACAGATGAGGTAACAATGGGCAAAAAAGCGGCTGAGTATATTGCTAAATTGATGGGGGAAGAAGGTAATCTAGTCATTCTTGATGGAGTTACTGAATCTACCAACTCTATACTTCGAAGTGAAGGCTTCATGCCAGAAATCGAAAAATATTCAAATATTAAGGTTGTCGCCCAACAGTCTGGTGAATGGCTGCGACTTCCATCGATGGAGGTTATGACCAATATCCTTCAAGCTAACGATAAAATAGATGTGGTATTTGCACAAAATGATGAAATGGCCTTTGGTGCAATAGAGGCTATTAAAAAAGCTGGTCGTTCAGATGAAGTGAAAATCATTGGAATGGATGCTCAAAAAGAAGCTTTAGAAATGATTAAGAATACTGACCAATATGTTATGTCCGTAAAAAATGAATGGGATATGGAAACTGCTGTAAAACTTGCTATTGATGCTGTACGCGGTAAAGAAGTACCTAAGAGTGTAGAGTTGGAAGCACCTCTAATTGATGATAGCAATATTGCTGATTTCTATGACCCTGAATCCGTTTTTTAA